A part of Homoserinibacter sp. YIM 151385 genomic DNA contains:
- a CDS encoding putative quinol monooxygenase — protein sequence MSEVRLAGQLVCKNADESAPVRRYLPAHIELTEAEPGCISFEVTPTEDPLIWIVTERFAHADAFTAHQARVAGSEWGRMTAGIARDYTVSGLTD from the coding sequence ATGAGCGAAGTACGGCTGGCCGGTCAACTGGTCTGCAAGAACGCCGACGAGTCCGCTCCGGTCCGTCGATACCTGCCGGCACACATCGAGCTCACCGAGGCAGAACCCGGGTGCATCTCGTTCGAGGTGACGCCGACCGAGGATCCGCTGATCTGGATCGTCACCGAGCGCTTCGCTCACGCTGACGCCTTCACAGCACATCAGGCCCGTGTCGCCGGAAGCGAATGGGGGCGGATGACGGCTGGGATCGCGCGTGATTACACCGTCTCCGGGTTGACCGACTGA
- a CDS encoding amidohydrolase has product MSASPSSTVTAITGGYVVPVAGPAIEGGTVLVERGTITAVGSREQVAVPDGARIVDAAGRWVLPGFIEAHGHVGIHEEGVGVEGNDTNEMTGPNMAGVRAIDAIDIDDEGFRDALRGGITSVVVKPGSGNPIGGRTLAMKTWGGRTIDEQVISDAVSVKSALGENPKRVYGAKAQTPSTRLGVALVIRQAFEEARHYAASRAEAALESKPFKRDLALETLAAVLDGELIWDQHVHRHDDIATAIRLADEFGYRLVINHGTEGNKVADVLAERDIPVIFGPMFTARAKVELKDRAIANLAALARAGVRVAITTDHPVVPIDFLVHQASLAVKEGLPRQVALEALTVNPAAILGLDGRVGALAPGLDADLVIWSGDPLDVGSRAELVLVGGREVYRWDAAAGLGRVVERAERFA; this is encoded by the coding sequence ATGAGCGCATCGCCGTCGTCCACCGTCACCGCGATCACCGGCGGCTACGTCGTCCCCGTCGCCGGCCCCGCGATCGAGGGCGGCACGGTCCTCGTCGAGCGCGGCACGATCACCGCCGTCGGATCCCGCGAGCAGGTCGCCGTCCCGGACGGCGCTCGGATCGTGGACGCCGCGGGCCGCTGGGTGCTGCCCGGCTTCATCGAGGCGCACGGCCACGTCGGCATCCACGAGGAGGGCGTGGGCGTCGAGGGCAACGACACGAACGAGATGACCGGGCCGAACATGGCGGGCGTGCGCGCCATCGACGCGATCGACATCGACGACGAGGGATTCCGGGACGCGCTGCGCGGCGGCATCACGAGCGTGGTCGTGAAGCCGGGTTCCGGCAACCCGATCGGCGGGCGCACGCTCGCGATGAAGACCTGGGGCGGGCGCACGATCGACGAGCAGGTGATCTCGGATGCCGTGAGCGTCAAGTCCGCACTCGGCGAGAACCCGAAGCGCGTCTACGGCGCCAAGGCGCAGACGCCCTCCACCCGGCTCGGCGTCGCCCTCGTCATCCGCCAGGCTTTCGAGGAGGCCCGGCACTACGCGGCGAGCCGCGCCGAGGCGGCGCTCGAGTCGAAGCCCTTCAAGCGCGACCTCGCGCTCGAGACCCTCGCCGCGGTCCTCGACGGCGAGCTCATCTGGGACCAGCACGTGCACCGCCACGACGACATCGCGACCGCGATCCGGCTCGCCGACGAGTTCGGCTACCGCCTCGTGATCAATCACGGGACCGAGGGCAACAAGGTGGCCGATGTGCTCGCCGAGCGCGACATCCCGGTCATCTTCGGGCCGATGTTCACCGCGCGCGCGAAGGTCGAGCTCAAGGACCGCGCGATCGCGAACCTCGCGGCGCTGGCCCGCGCCGGGGTGCGCGTCGCGATCACGACCGACCACCCGGTCGTCCCGATCGACTTCCTCGTGCACCAGGCCTCCCTCGCGGTGAAGGAGGGGCTGCCCCGCCAGGTCGCCCTCGAGGCGCTCACCGTCAACCCGGCGGCCATCCTCGGGCTCGACGGCCGCGTCGGCGCGCTGGCGCCCGGGCTCGACGCGGACCTCGTCATCTGGTCGGGCGACCCCCTCGACGTGGGATCGCGGGCCGAGCTCGTGCTCGTCGGCGGCCGCGAGGTCTATCGATGGGATGCGGCGGCGGGGCTCGGCCGGGTCGTCGAGCGCGCCGAGCGCTTCGCCTGA
- a CDS encoding uracil-xanthine permease family protein, translating into MALPWKLHGDGREVGASEIVQPEERLSWPRTVGFGAQHVIAMFGATFLVPRITGFDPSATLLFSGLGTLLFLLITRNRLPSYLGSSFAFLAPIGAATAAAGQGAALAGVIVVGVLLMIVGAIVHRVGTRWIDVLMPPVVSGAIVALIGFNLAPAAKTNFEASPLIATITLLAIILSAVLFKGLLGRLSIIIGVVVGTIAAAIAGEFDLGAFNEAPLLGLPVFTLPEFSPQHLTIYLMFLPVVLALVAENVGHIKGVGQLIDRDLSPLTGRALFADGLASTIAGLGGGSPTTTYGENIGVMSATRVFSTAAYWVAGIVAILLALSPKVGALIFAIPEGVLGGVTTALYGLIGIIGVRIWVENRVDFSKPKNQLTAGVALIMAIADFTVSGGGMTFTGIILGTVAALVVYHLMSALARWRGTEDERLT; encoded by the coding sequence ATGGCCCTGCCCTGGAAGCTGCACGGCGACGGCCGAGAGGTCGGCGCATCCGAGATCGTCCAGCCCGAGGAGCGCCTCAGCTGGCCGCGCACCGTCGGATTCGGCGCGCAGCACGTCATCGCCATGTTCGGGGCCACGTTCCTCGTGCCGCGCATCACCGGCTTCGACCCCTCGGCGACGCTGCTCTTCTCGGGGCTCGGCACGCTGCTGTTCCTGCTCATCACCCGCAACCGCCTCCCCAGCTACCTCGGCTCCTCCTTCGCGTTCCTCGCGCCCATCGGCGCGGCGACGGCGGCCGCCGGTCAGGGGGCGGCGCTCGCCGGCGTCATCGTCGTCGGCGTGCTGCTCATGATCGTCGGCGCGATCGTCCACCGGGTCGGCACCCGCTGGATCGACGTCCTCATGCCGCCCGTCGTGAGCGGCGCGATCGTCGCACTCATCGGCTTCAACCTCGCGCCCGCCGCGAAGACCAACTTCGAGGCCTCGCCGCTCATCGCGACGATCACGCTCCTCGCGATCATCCTCTCCGCGGTGCTGTTCAAGGGGCTGCTCGGCCGCCTCTCGATCATCATCGGCGTCGTCGTCGGCACGATCGCCGCCGCGATCGCGGGCGAGTTCGACCTCGGCGCGTTCAACGAGGCGCCCCTGCTCGGCCTCCCCGTCTTCACCCTCCCGGAGTTCTCGCCGCAGCACCTCACGATCTACCTCATGTTCCTCCCGGTCGTGCTCGCGCTCGTCGCCGAGAACGTCGGGCACATCAAGGGCGTCGGGCAGCTCATCGACCGCGACCTCTCGCCGCTCACCGGCCGCGCGCTCTTCGCCGACGGGCTCGCCTCCACGATCGCCGGCCTCGGCGGCGGCTCCCCCACGACGACCTACGGCGAGAACATCGGCGTCATGTCGGCCACCCGCGTCTTCTCGACCGCGGCGTACTGGGTCGCCGGCATCGTCGCCATCCTGCTCGCGCTCTCGCCGAAGGTCGGCGCGCTCATCTTCGCGATCCCCGAGGGCGTGCTCGGCGGCGTCACGACGGCGCTCTACGGCCTCATCGGCATCATCGGCGTGCGCATCTGGGTCGAGAACCGGGTCGACTTCTCGAAGCCGAAGAACCAGCTCACCGCGGGCGTGGCGCTCATCATGGCGATCGCCGACTTCACCGTCTCCGGCGGCGGGATGACCTTCACGGGCATCATCCTGGGCACGGTCGCGGCGCTCGTCGTCTACCACCTCATGTCGGCGCTCGCGCGCTGGCGCGGCACCGAGGACGAGCGGCTCACCTGA
- a CDS encoding GNAT family N-acetyltransferase, translating to MHLPDHRSIPVDDTSRRALADRGLDYRLVDTADHADFDPWLQAEVRGFLGGEEAADRLEALRGSMGSRRTVGVYDRSGAEPGIPIATLSSWAEELTIPGRRVVPAWAISSVTVAPTHRRRGIARALLEGELRVAAAAGLPLAMLTVSEASIYGRYGFAPAAFATEWRIDARRAGWIGPEPAGRVDLVSRERFREEAPVLHDRVRVARPGEIRPWPGLWERMAGLQKGGEEEGRKLRAIRCADEHGVTQGLAIYRIAGGEEDFSNHELHLSYLLSATADAEAALWRFVLSHDLVGTVTAPLRSVDEPLRWWLADQRAAKVTVRDHQWLRILDPAALGLPSDLDLERPGRALADWLASGEETPHLSVWY from the coding sequence GTGCACCTCCCCGATCACCGCAGCATCCCCGTCGACGACACCTCGCGCCGCGCGCTCGCGGACCGCGGGCTCGACTACCGCCTCGTCGACACCGCGGACCACGCCGACTTCGACCCCTGGCTCCAGGCCGAGGTCCGCGGCTTCCTCGGCGGCGAGGAGGCGGCCGACCGGCTCGAGGCGCTCCGCGGCTCGATGGGGTCGCGGCGCACCGTCGGCGTGTACGACCGCTCGGGTGCGGAGCCCGGCATCCCGATCGCGACGCTGAGCTCGTGGGCGGAGGAGCTCACCATCCCCGGACGCCGGGTCGTGCCGGCCTGGGCGATCAGCTCCGTGACGGTCGCGCCGACGCATCGGCGACGCGGCATCGCCCGGGCGCTGCTCGAGGGCGAGCTGCGTGTCGCCGCGGCCGCGGGCCTGCCGCTCGCGATGCTCACCGTCTCGGAGGCCTCGATCTACGGCCGCTACGGCTTCGCGCCGGCGGCGTTCGCGACCGAGTGGCGGATCGACGCGCGTCGCGCCGGCTGGATCGGCCCCGAGCCCGCCGGCCGCGTCGACCTCGTGAGCCGCGAGCGCTTCCGCGAGGAGGCGCCCGTGCTGCACGACCGCGTCCGGGTCGCCCGTCCCGGCGAGATCCGGCCCTGGCCGGGCCTCTGGGAGCGGATGGCGGGGCTCCAGAAGGGCGGCGAGGAGGAGGGCCGCAAGCTCCGCGCGATCCGCTGCGCCGACGAGCACGGCGTGACGCAGGGACTCGCGATCTACCGCATCGCCGGCGGCGAGGAGGACTTCTCGAACCACGAGCTGCATCTGAGCTACCTGCTGTCGGCGACGGCCGACGCCGAGGCGGCGCTCTGGCGCTTCGTGCTCTCGCACGATCTGGTCGGCACCGTGACCGCGCCCCTGCGCTCCGTCGACGAGCCGCTGCGCTGGTGGCTCGCCGACCAGCGCGCGGCGAAGGTGACGGTCCGCGACCACCAGTGGCTCCGCATCCTCGATCCCGCGGCGCTCGGCCTGCCGTCCGATCTCGACCTCGAGCGCCCCGGGCGGGCCCTCGCCGACTGGCTCGCGAGCGGCGAGGAGACGCCTCACCTCAGCGTCTGGTACTAG
- a CDS encoding RtcB family protein, translated as MKHITDRLVSWASILEPNTEEQARLASAMPFIFPHLALMPDAHLGRGATVGSVIPTLDAVMPAAVGVDIGCGMIAVRTQFTAGDLDARAGVAPLSVLRQRIERAIPLSAGGKNAKIVDTAAPRIAELESLAEEAGFDPSEHMADWRRQLGSLGSGNHFIEVSLDEADSVWLFLHSGSRGVGNRIAGHHIQVARDLMERWWIQLPDRDLAYLVAGTAEFDRYIAELRWAQRYALLNREEMMDRLVQQLAGWIGEPVVEHERINCHHNFTQLERHFGKDVWLSRKGAISARPGEMGLIPGSMGTASYVVRGLGHPMSLHSSPHGAGRRFSRSAARRRFTHAELREAMTGIEFRDSEAFLDEIPAAYKDIDQVMSDAEGLVEIVHRLRQVVNVKGE; from the coding sequence ATGAAGCACATCACCGACCGGCTCGTCAGCTGGGCGAGCATCCTCGAGCCGAACACGGAGGAGCAGGCGCGCCTCGCCTCCGCCATGCCCTTCATCTTCCCGCATCTCGCGCTCATGCCCGACGCGCACCTCGGCCGAGGGGCGACCGTGGGATCCGTCATCCCCACGCTCGACGCCGTCATGCCCGCCGCCGTCGGCGTCGACATCGGGTGCGGCATGATCGCGGTCCGCACGCAGTTCACGGCGGGCGACCTCGACGCCCGTGCCGGCGTCGCGCCGCTCAGCGTGCTCCGTCAGCGGATCGAGCGCGCCATCCCGCTGTCAGCGGGTGGGAAGAACGCGAAGATCGTGGACACCGCGGCGCCGAGGATCGCCGAGCTGGAGTCGCTCGCCGAGGAGGCCGGCTTCGACCCGTCCGAGCACATGGCCGACTGGCGCCGCCAGCTCGGATCGCTCGGAAGCGGGAACCACTTCATCGAGGTCAGCCTCGACGAGGCGGACTCGGTCTGGCTGTTCCTGCACTCCGGGAGCCGCGGAGTCGGGAACCGGATCGCCGGCCACCACATCCAGGTCGCGCGCGACCTCATGGAGCGCTGGTGGATCCAGCTCCCCGACCGGGACCTCGCCTACCTCGTCGCCGGAACCGCCGAGTTCGACCGCTACATCGCCGAGCTCCGGTGGGCGCAGCGCTACGCGCTGCTCAACCGGGAGGAGATGATGGACCGTCTCGTCCAGCAGCTCGCCGGGTGGATAGGCGAGCCCGTCGTCGAGCACGAGCGGATCAACTGCCACCACAACTTCACGCAACTCGAGCGGCACTTCGGGAAGGACGTGTGGCTCTCGCGGAAGGGCGCGATCTCCGCGCGCCCGGGTGAGATGGGGCTGATCCCGGGCTCGATGGGCACGGCCTCCTACGTGGTGCGCGGTCTTGGCCACCCGATGTCGCTCCACTCCTCGCCGCACGGTGCGGGGCGGCGCTTCTCGCGGTCCGCGGCGAGGCGGCGCTTCACGCACGCGGAGCTGCGCGAGGCGATGACGGGAATCGAGTTCCGCGACTCGGAGGCGTTCCTCGACGAGATCCCCGCGGCGTACAAGGACATCGACCAGGTCATGTCCGACGCCGAGGGTCTCGTCGAGATCGTCCACCGCCTGCGGCAGGTGGTGAACGTCAAGGGCGAGTGA